The Salvelinus sp. IW2-2015 unplaced genomic scaffold, ASM291031v2 Un_scaffold16595, whole genome shotgun sequence genome includes a region encoding these proteins:
- the LOC112080933 gene encoding LOW QUALITY PROTEIN: 5-hydroxytryptamine receptor 3A (The sequence of the model RefSeq protein was modified relative to this genomic sequence to represent the inferred CDS: deleted 1 base in 1 codon) — protein MLIAKEARSPPQSPRCILIIRVPSIVYETLSVVNTKNLRFESRLEVPLSWEDPDLSWDTSVYHHDMVVLPVSKIWTPELHVTNGVQTMMKHGNKDLLVHSNGTVEHMVIMNTVVGCEVNLYNYPFASDFCAIALNVWAISGCGMFLNFGKVSTTNANRGDWLTEAVELNAKGGRDDRNYLWVSLKMRSENPFLSLVLPSILIILADVGSFALPLGESKRIPFKVKLVLSFIMFLNILKDLLPGGGQCSPIIRKHFCFCLVILVLSTLQSMVLTRLAKCGTLRPCSLSKSKDSLLKDTDNEEESKSDITVIKLKASEEEKMNTPLQKVVKFLNKMAAQDQKKARRHRFANKVDLICFCIFLTVLIVYAVVILFFSFGSRCEINHLEFWEY, from the exons ATGCTGATTGCGAAAGAAGCTCGGAGTCCGCCACAGTCTCCACGGTGCATCTTAATTATCCGTGTGCCGTCAATAGTGTACGAAACTCTGTCTGTCGTAA ACACAAAAAACCTCCGCTTCGAGAGTCGTCTGGAAGTCCCGCTG TCTTGGGAAGACCCTGACTTATCGTGGGACACATCAGTCTATCATCATGATATGGTTGTCCTGCCTGTCAGCAAAATCTGGACTCCTGAACTCCATGTGACTAATGG AGTGCAAACAATGATGAAGCACGGCAACAAGGATTTGCTGGTGCACAGCAACGGGACT GTAGAGCACATGGTCATCATGAACACTGTGGTGGGCTGTGAGGTCAATCTGTACAACTACCCCTTCGCTTCAGATTTCTGTGCCATCGCCCTTAATGTGTGGGCAATTAGTG GATGTGGCATGTTCCTGAACTTTGGGAAAGTGAGCACAACTAACGCAAACCGCGGGGACTGGCTAACCGAGGCAGTGGAACTCAACGCTAAAGGAGGCAGAGATGATCGCAACTATCTATGG GTGTCGCTGAAAATGCGGTCCGAAAACCCATTTCTGTCCCTGGTCCTGCCCAGTATACTGATCATCTTGGCTGATGTGGGCAGCTTCGCCCTGCCGCTGGGAGAGAGCAAGCGCATCCCCTTCAAGGTTAAACTGGTTCTCAGCTTCATCATGTTCCTCAACATCCTCAAGGACCTACTGCCCGGAGGAGGCCAGTGCAGCCCCATCATCC GAAAGCACTTCTGTTTCTGTTTGGTCATCCTGGTGTTGAGCACGTTGCAGTCTATGGTGCTCACACGTCTGGCTAAGTGTGGCACTCTCCGGCCCTGCAGCCTCTCCAAGTCCAAAGACTCGCTGCTTAAAGACACAGACAATGAAGAGG AATCCAAGTCTGATATTACTGTCATCAAACTGAAAGCCTcagaggaagagaagatgaaTACACCCCTCCAGAAGGTGGTGAAGTTTCTCAACAAAATGGCTGCGCAAGACCAGAAAAAAGCAAGACGCCATCGTTTTGCCAACAAAGTGGACTTGATCTGTTTCTGTATCTTTCTCACCGTCCTCATTGTTTATGCAGTCGTaattttatttttctcctttggtTCTCGATGTGAGATCAACCATTTAGAATTCTGGGAATACTAA